DNA sequence from the Bacteroidales bacterium genome:
ACGCCTAAATGGACACTGAATGTGCCTCTCAGCGTAAATCCGTGGAGATTCGGTAGCGGCGCACGCTATTGCCATTGGGGGGCGCAGCCTGAAGTACGGTTTTGGTTCAGCAAGGGCTCTACGCGGTTCAGCCAGAATTTTACTCGGTTCAACCGGGCTTTCGTAGGGGGGCATCTACATTTTGCCAGTTACAACTTCGGCAATTGGCCTGACTGGGTAGTGGCCAGCGACAATATGAAGCAGTCCCGCTATCAGGGTTATCTATTCGGCGGCGGTATTTCGGTGGGGTATTCATGGATATTGAAAAGACGCTGGAGTATAGAGGTTTCGACCGGGTTGGGATATACCCGTGTCCATTATGAAAAATACCCTTGTAGTGAGTGCGGGTCAAAACTGAAGGAGTCGGGTAAAAATTATTTCGGGCCTACCAAAGCCTCCGTTTCATTGCTTTATATGATTAAATAAACGTAAATCGTATGAAAAACTTCATTATACCGATCATTTCCATATTGCTTCTGTGTAGGCCGGGTATCTGTGGGGTTATCATGCAGACCAAGCCTTACAAGGGGTATGTAACTATTGAGCCTGTCCTTATGGAGCAGCGGTACGGCAAACTTCGTCTCGAACTGGACATCGTTCTGAAAAACTTCGAACTGAAATCGACCGAAAACATCACTTTAACACCGGTTCTGGTTGGAGGAGAAAAGAAAACAAGGTTACCTGAGGTTGAGTTGAAAGGACGTGATGAGTATCTGCTTTACGAACGTGAGCTCGCACTTATGAGCGCAGCAGACCGGAAAAAGTTCCATCAGCCGTATATGGTGGAACAGATCAGGCGTAAAAGAAGCGGTGTCCTGAATTATCATTACGAATTGGAATACGAGTCCTGGATGGCGGATGCTGTGGTAGAATTTGATATGGCTTCCGGAGGACAGACTTTTGCCACAGAGCGTCCCGTTATCGGCACGGTTAGTGATCCTACCGGTACAGTCAATGTCGCACCTGTTGGATATAAAGTGGTCCCGCATCCGGCTTATGTGCGTTCCGAAGTGGGAGAGGGGAAACAGCATGCGGTTGAAGTAGAGGTCTTCCTCGATTTCGGAGCCAATGAGACAGGGATAAGGGAGGATTATAAGAACAATACTGCCGAACTGGCGAAAATACACCGTATGATCAGTGAGATCAGGGGGAATCCGAATATCAGGGTGAACAGTCTGTCTATTATCGGCTATGCTTCTCCTGAAGGTACACTGGCCAGTAATAAGATCGTTTCAGAACGCCGTGCGAATGCGCTGAAAGACTAT
Encoded proteins:
- a CDS encoding DUF3575 domain-containing protein, which produces MLLAGIVVPNASAQKIAVKSNLLDVAVGTLNLGMEFGLTPKWTLNVPLSVNPWRFGSGARYCHWGAQPEVRFWFSKGSTRFSQNFTRFNRAFVGGHLHFASYNFGNWPDWVVASDNMKQSRYQGYLFGGGISVGYSWILKRRWSIEVSTGLGYTRVHYEKYPCSECGSKLKESGKNYFGPTKASVSLLYMIK
- a CDS encoding DUF3868 domain-containing protein — protein: MKNFIIPIISILLLCRPGICGVIMQTKPYKGYVTIEPVLMEQRYGKLRLELDIVLKNFELKSTENITLTPVLVGGEKKTRLPEVELKGRDEYLLYERELALMSAADRKKFHQPYMVEQIRRKRSGVLNYHYELEYESWMADAVVEFDMASGGQTFATERPVIGTVSDPTGTVNVAPVGYKVVPHPAYVRSEVGEGKQHAVEVEVFLDFGANETGIREDYKNNTAELAKIHRMISEIRGNPNIRVNSLSIIGYASPEGTLASNKIVSERRANALKDYLVAQYDFPLSLYHIAFGGENWDGLVEALGNIKMQYKDEVLDIIDRVSIEEGRETRLMELHDGKPYRYMLEHIFPGLRVATCKVEYSIRNFELEEAREIIKTRPRELNLNEMFLVANSYPEGSPEFVDVFETAVRMYPQSEVANLNAATSALMRNDLIYARRYLDRVDPELYPAEYNNTMGLIFLLEEDFGKAEEYLGKAAGHGLKAARLNLEELKKVKSN